A section of the Ignavibacteriales bacterium genome encodes:
- a CDS encoding DNRLRE domain-containing protein has product MKKTGYLFVWVLLSALIFYSCEEVTSDLGQNYISPDDTLGTKLLDSKTDSLTISVNDFKQYINTYISSQMLVGQYQNYQARSLLKFNNLPTNYDSATVVSAKIKLKYTNYFYQDSMGTVSFDVFRLKSPLNFPTITYDSISSADIDNTIQGSFSGNPTDSSVITITLNNQLAKDWLEFAADTNYSVKNRGVIMIPNGGTTIKGFFTSQSGDENLYPALEIIVTKNSQTDTLTLKESDGMFVSDAPNSVIQSDRIFLQSGVAFRSIMNFDLSKLPNNVVINDALLTLTLDTANSYITQYSDQRLVAAMVTDTSTKTDSLGFITLNRVGNVYSIRFIVIMQNWNSGIAPNYGLALRNVSETGTMDIFSFFGPNYADTSVVPRLRIRYTLRN; this is encoded by the coding sequence TTGAAGAAAACAGGATATTTATTTGTTTGGGTATTATTGTCCGCGCTGATATTCTATTCATGCGAAGAGGTGACATCCGACCTTGGACAAAATTACATTTCACCGGACGACACATTGGGAACTAAGCTCCTCGATTCCAAAACCGACTCGCTCACCATTTCAGTAAATGACTTTAAGCAATACATTAACACTTATATTTCATCGCAGATGCTAGTCGGTCAGTATCAGAATTATCAGGCAAGGTCACTGTTAAAATTCAACAACCTGCCTACAAATTATGACAGCGCGACTGTTGTCTCTGCAAAGATAAAACTGAAATATACGAATTATTTTTATCAGGATTCGATGGGTACGGTTTCATTCGATGTGTTCAGGTTAAAGAGCCCGTTGAACTTTCCAACAATAACATACGACTCGATCTCGTCTGCTGATATAGACAATACAATACAGGGAAGTTTCTCCGGAAACCCGACGGACTCATCGGTAATTACGATCACTCTGAATAACCAGCTTGCAAAAGACTGGCTCGAATTTGCCGCTGATACTAACTATTCTGTGAAAAACAGGGGAGTGATAATGATACCTAATGGCGGAACAACTATCAAAGGATTCTTTACTTCGCAGTCAGGAGATGAAAATCTTTACCCGGCGCTCGAGATTATCGTCACCAAAAATTCACAGACAGACACGCTTACACTTAAAGAATCGGATGGTATGTTCGTATCGGACGCGCCGAATTCTGTGATACAATCCGACAGGATATTCCTTCAGTCAGGAGTGGCATTCAGGAGCATAATGAATTTCGATCTTTCGAAACTTCCTAATAACGTCGTGATAAACGACGCGCTCCTTACACTGACACTGGATACGGCAAATTCATATATCACACAATACTCCGACCAAAGACTTGTAGCGGCAATGGTGACGGATACGTCGACAAAAACTGATTCTCTGGGATTCATAACGTTAAATAGGGTAGGAAACGTTTACTCTATCCGGTTTATCGTCATTATGCAGAATTGGAATTCGGGAATAGCTCCGAATTATGGTCTGGCTCTGAGAAATGTATCGGAGACAGGCACAATGGACATTTTCTCTTTCTTCGGTCCGAATTATGCGGACACTTCGGTTGTACCTAGATTAAGAATTAGATATACACTTAGAAACTGA
- the tatC gene encoding twin-arginine translocase subunit TatC: protein MGFLDHLEELRWRIIKSVIGIVIGAIIVGIFIDDIMKYVIFAPAKHTEPPLTIINLKPYGQFTLYMQVIIIGGIIASIPNIIYQFWKFIEPALMPRERKYISGIVFFTSLCFLIGLVFAYFVLLPTALNFFATFGTDIIVNQIDANEYIQFVMSVCLLAGAVFELPMVSYFLSKVGILKPEFMRKYRKHAIVAILIIAGIMTPSPDIVSQIMLAVPLFILYEISIYICKVSQKKRESLVTNEDSVQTNQ from the coding sequence ATGGGGTTTCTCGACCACCTGGAGGAGCTAAGGTGGAGGATCATAAAATCGGTTATTGGCATAGTCATTGGTGCTATAATAGTTGGTATTTTTATTGATGATATAATGAAGTACGTAATATTTGCTCCCGCAAAGCATACAGAACCCCCCCTGACCATTATAAACCTCAAACCTTACGGGCAGTTTACTCTATATATGCAGGTAATTATTATTGGTGGTATTATAGCGAGCATTCCAAATATAATTTACCAGTTCTGGAAGTTCATCGAGCCTGCACTTATGCCCAGGGAACGCAAGTATATATCCGGTATAGTGTTTTTTACGTCACTTTGCTTTCTGATCGGGCTCGTATTCGCGTATTTTGTTCTCTTGCCCACAGCGCTTAACTTTTTCGCTACATTTGGTACAGATATTATAGTAAACCAGATAGATGCGAATGAATATATACAGTTTGTGATGTCTGTATGCCTTTTAGCAGGGGCGGTTTTTGAACTGCCAATGGTATCATATTTCCTCTCTAAAGTAGGTATATTGAAACCTGAATTTATGAGGAAGTACAGGAAGCACGCTATTGTCGCTATTTTGATAATAGCAGGAATTATGACACCTTCTCCTGATATTGTCAGCCAGATAATGCTTGCAGTACCGTTATTTATACTATATGAGATAAGTATTTATATTTGCAAAGTCTCTCAAAAGAAAAGGGAGAGTCTTGTTACAAATGAAGATTCTGTACAAACAAATCAATAG
- a CDS encoding T9SS type A sorting domain-containing protein, with the protein MKRVPTLLSLLVMVSIIFCGTAFSQTETGSWQNQTDWTGNNTQVSGELTTMSPQRTVTAQELAIENRILEIKRTGNGTKQEVIQLQKQLDNINGINATVQTSPIPGAVVEAPRDNQPPFQQDLGRTEIINTGTNLVSGMVTFTEQNSNNAGRLWACIAFRTTGNPDSLRLYSSTDNGIHWSLRALASLGGTNRINYDQMDMEVVANGDSAFVWVTFGYRVNANGDWLCGGMIIRPTPFGGTVFSMNWPGTSANNRYYRPRLTSDNAQYGTNAYLYIIASYDSVTSAPNRRNSQKYARVLDPYVTSAPTFSYYGPGFYWSTSPSDGNQRDLHSDIAYFRNGSDSIIVSYSNMRDSTKIFFAKCSIGAPVPQTAGGPIGGSEPTLHKQYANLSTNSSGNGSVVCLFRQFVSGSLWGVKYFRTTNYGNFNNITGESILLPRGSISNAFAPFIVGVRNGDAHYFCLRVDSSPDSLAYTRLNGLTGAWDPDNINMNQGGLTTLSGTVFPQPGFRYASGDSCFAIYPDTGPYDMYAGTGCSGSVTSVHNNQIPVKYSLSQNYPNPFNPSTSIRFEIPKDGLVKLVVYDVLGKEVATLINDKRTAGTYLVDFNATGLSSGVYFYKLITSDFTDVKKMTLIK; encoded by the coding sequence ATGAAAAGAGTGCCAACGCTTTTATCATTACTTGTAATGGTAAGCATAATTTTTTGCGGTACGGCTTTCTCTCAGACAGAAACAGGTTCATGGCAGAATCAAACTGACTGGACGGGAAACAACACACAGGTGTCAGGTGAGCTGACAACTATGAGTCCTCAGAGGACAGTTACTGCACAAGAATTAGCAATTGAAAACCGTATTCTTGAAATTAAAAGAACAGGAAACGGTACAAAACAGGAAGTAATCCAGCTGCAAAAACAACTGGATAATATTAATGGTATCAATGCGACAGTTCAGACTTCACCCATTCCGGGTGCGGTTGTCGAGGCGCCCCGTGATAACCAGCCTCCATTCCAGCAAGACCTCGGTAGAACCGAGATAATCAATACAGGTACTAACCTGGTTTCCGGTATGGTTACATTTACCGAGCAAAACAGCAATAACGCAGGTAGGCTATGGGCTTGCATTGCTTTCAGAACGACCGGCAATCCGGACTCTCTCAGGCTTTACTCTTCTACTGACAATGGTATTCACTGGTCATTAAGAGCTCTTGCTTCTCTTGGTGGAACCAATAGGATCAACTATGATCAAATGGATATGGAAGTAGTTGCGAATGGCGACTCCGCTTTTGTATGGGTAACATTTGGCTACAGAGTAAATGCGAACGGAGACTGGCTTTGTGGTGGTATGATTATCAGACCAACTCCTTTTGGTGGAACGGTCTTCTCGATGAACTGGCCTGGAACAAGTGCTAATAACAGGTATTACAGACCGAGACTAACATCGGATAATGCGCAATATGGAACAAATGCATATCTTTATATCATTGCGTCTTACGATTCTGTAACATCAGCTCCAAATAGAAGAAATTCACAAAAATATGCGCGCGTTTTAGACCCGTATGTAACATCAGCACCTACTTTCAGCTATTACGGACCTGGATTTTACTGGAGTACTTCACCCAGTGATGGTAACCAAAGGGATCTTCACTCGGATATTGCGTACTTCAGAAATGGAAGTGATAGTATTATTGTTTCTTACTCCAATATGAGGGACAGTACAAAAATCTTCTTTGCAAAATGTAGTATTGGTGCGCCTGTACCTCAAACTGCTGGTGGACCCATTGGTGGCAGTGAACCCACACTACATAAACAATATGCAAATCTGTCAACAAACAGTAGCGGCAATGGTTCAGTAGTTTGTTTATTCAGGCAGTTTGTATCAGGATCTCTATGGGGTGTAAAATATTTCAGAACTACAAATTACGGTAACTTTAATAATATAACCGGAGAAAGCATATTGCTTCCAAGAGGTTCGATATCAAATGCATTCGCGCCGTTTATTGTGGGTGTAAGAAACGGTGACGCGCACTACTTTTGCCTAAGAGTAGATTCGTCGCCCGATTCTCTGGCTTACACAAGATTAAATGGCCTCACAGGAGCATGGGATCCTGACAACATTAATATGAACCAGGGTGGTCTTACGACACTGAGCGGTACTGTATTTCCTCAGCCGGGCTTTAGATATGCAAGCGGCGATAGTTGTTTTGCGATCTATCCTGATACGGGACCCTATGACATGTATGCAGGCACAGGATGTTCAGGCTCGGTTACTAGCGTTCATAATAACCAGATCCCAGTAAAGTATAGTCTATCACAAAACTATCCTAACCCTTTCAATCCCAGCACGAGCATCCGCTTTGAAATTCCTAAAGACGGCCTGGTAAAACTCGTTGTTTACGACGTGCTTGGTAAGGAAGTAGCCACTTTAATAAATGATAAGAGGACGGCAGGTACTTACCTCGTTGATTTCAATGCCACAGGATTATCATCAGGTGTATATTTCTATAAACTGATTACGAGTGACTTTACAGATGTCAAGAAAATGACCCTGATAAAATAA
- a CDS encoding DUF302 domain-containing protein, translating to MEYGISKSSGLGFDETIEKVTEELKKEGFGILTTIDIKETLKNKLGIDTDKYMILGACNPNFAHKALEMEQELGLLLPCNVIVYEKDGDVHVSVMNPEIMSSVTGNEKLAEVAGEVKSILDNVIANV from the coding sequence ATGGAATACGGAATTTCAAAGTCAAGCGGACTGGGTTTCGATGAAACCATAGAGAAAGTAACCGAAGAACTCAAAAAGGAAGGTTTCGGGATACTCACAACCATAGACATAAAGGAAACGCTTAAAAATAAACTTGGTATAGATACAGATAAATATATGATTCTTGGAGCTTGTAACCCAAATTTTGCTCACAAAGCGCTGGAAATGGAGCAGGAGCTGGGACTATTGCTTCCATGCAATGTGATAGTATATGAAAAAGACGGCGATGTACATGTTTCGGTCATGAACCCGGAGATAATGTCTTCAGTGACAGGTAATGAGAAGCTGGCTGAAGTCGCGGGTGAGGTAAAAAGTATACTGGACAACGTAATAGCAAACGTTTAG
- a CDS encoding serine hydroxymethyltransferase, with amino-acid sequence MNIDLKTFDSELNSAIDGEKKRQAEKLEMIASENFVSDAVMEAQGSVLTNKYAEGYPGKRYYGGCEYVDIAENLAIDRAKQIFGAEYANVQPHSGSQANMAVYFTFLKPGDKVMGMDLSHGGHLTHGSPVNFSGKLYNFTQYGINPDTEMLDYDMVMDAAMREKPKMITVGASAYSRNIDYSKFREIADKVGAFLFADIAHPAGLIAKKLLNDPVPYCHVVASTTHKTLRGPRGGIILMGKDFENPFGIVAPKSGRTKMMSEILNSTVMPGVQGGPLMHVIAAKAVAFKEVLNDGFLDYAKQIISNAQSLAAKLKEHDFHIISGGTDNHLMLIDLRNKGLSGKQAEEALDEVGITCNKNAVPFDDKSPLITSGIRLGTPALTTRGMRESEMEQIAGMINRVIFAHEDEKVKEEVSAEVKDLTSRFDLFNYETK; translated from the coding sequence ATGAATATTGATCTAAAGACATTCGATTCAGAGCTTAATTCCGCAATTGACGGAGAAAAGAAAAGGCAGGCTGAAAAGCTTGAAATGATAGCTTCCGAAAATTTTGTTTCGGATGCGGTAATGGAAGCGCAGGGATCCGTACTTACCAATAAATACGCGGAGGGTTACCCGGGTAAAAGATATTACGGCGGATGCGAATACGTGGATATCGCAGAAAACCTCGCCATAGATAGAGCTAAGCAGATATTTGGCGCGGAATATGCCAACGTTCAACCGCACTCGGGCAGTCAGGCTAATATGGCTGTTTACTTCACGTTTTTAAAGCCGGGTGATAAGGTAATGGGAATGGACCTTTCCCATGGAGGGCACCTTACTCACGGATCGCCGGTTAATTTTTCCGGTAAGCTGTATAATTTTACTCAATACGGCATTAATCCCGATACCGAGATGCTGGACTATGACATGGTAATGGATGCCGCAATGCGCGAGAAGCCTAAAATGATAACTGTTGGAGCCAGCGCTTATTCGAGGAATATAGATTATAGCAAGTTTAGAGAGATAGCAGATAAGGTAGGAGCATTCCTTTTTGCGGATATCGCACATCCTGCCGGATTGATCGCGAAAAAACTGCTCAACGATCCCGTACCGTACTGCCATGTCGTTGCAAGTACAACCCATAAGACTCTACGCGGTCCGCGCGGGGGTATAATATTAATGGGTAAGGATTTTGAAAATCCATTCGGTATTGTCGCTCCGAAATCGGGAAGAACAAAAATGATGAGTGAGATCCTGAATTCTACGGTGATGCCGGGAGTACAGGGCGGTCCTCTGATGCATGTTATCGCCGCAAAAGCTGTTGCGTTTAAGGAGGTTCTAAACGACGGCTTCCTTGATTATGCAAAGCAAATTATAAGTAATGCGCAATCACTCGCGGCTAAATTAAAGGAACATGACTTTCATATAATATCGGGCGGTACCGATAACCATCTGATGCTTATTGATCTCCGGAATAAAGGATTATCGGGAAAACAAGCTGAGGAAGCGCTCGATGAGGTAGGCATAACATGTAATAAAAATGCCGTTCCATTTGACGATAAGAGTCCGCTTATTACAAGTGGTATCAGGCTCGGAACACCGGCTCTTACGACGAGAGGAATGAGAGAGTCCGAGATGGAACAGATAGCAGGAATGATAAATAGGGTAATATTTGCTCATGAAGATGAAAAAGTAAAAGAGGAAGTGTCGGCTGAAGTAAAAGACCTTACGTCGAGATTTGATCTGTTTAATTATGAAACCAAATAG
- a CDS encoding NAD-dependent deacylase codes for MQKIVVLTGAGVSAESGLSTFRDAGGLWEGYDVMEVASPEGWHMNRELVLRFYNERRNQLKTAQPNDAHKAIASLEEKFDVTVITQNVDDLHERAGSTKVVHLHGELTKARSSLDSTLVYDIGYGEIKAGDKCERGSQLRPHVVWFGEMVPMIEVAAHISEDADIFIVVGTSLVVYPAASLIEFTRPSIIKYIIDPVKPDMYYFDDNLIFIEEKAGLGMPELARKLLSN; via the coding sequence ATGCAGAAAATAGTTGTCCTGACAGGAGCGGGAGTCAGTGCGGAGAGCGGTCTTTCCACTTTCAGAGATGCCGGCGGATTATGGGAAGGGTACGATGTTATGGAAGTAGCTTCCCCCGAGGGATGGCACATGAATAGGGAGCTTGTGCTGAGATTTTATAATGAGAGGCGTAACCAGCTAAAAACAGCACAGCCCAACGATGCTCATAAAGCGATCGCTTCACTCGAAGAAAAATTCGACGTAACCGTTATTACACAGAATGTAGATGACCTGCATGAAAGAGCAGGCTCGACAAAGGTAGTGCACCTGCACGGTGAACTAACAAAGGCAAGAAGTTCGCTCGACAGTACATTGGTATATGATATCGGCTATGGTGAAATAAAAGCCGGGGATAAATGTGAAAGAGGATCACAGCTCAGACCGCATGTTGTGTGGTTTGGAGAGATGGTACCCATGATTGAAGTGGCGGCGCATATCTCGGAAGATGCAGACATCTTCATTGTAGTAGGCACATCTCTTGTTGTGTACCCGGCGGCAAGTTTGATAGAATTCACACGACCGTCCATAATTAAATATATCATTGACCCTGTAAAGCCTGACATGTACTACTTTGATGACAACTTAATTTTCATTGAAGAAAAAGCGGGTTTGGGAATGCCTGAGCTTGCCAGGAAACTTCTCTCAAATTGA
- the rpiB gene encoding ribose 5-phosphate isomerase B, which yields MKIAIGSDHRGVNYKKAIKEMLESEGVEVEDLGTDSDESVDYPDYATKVAQEVGKGNVDYGVLVCGSGIGVDIVANKVTGARSVNAVNEKMAEMSRRHNNANVISLGADLIDLDTALKNVQKFISTDFEGGRHQRRVDKIHTLTGR from the coding sequence ATGAAGATAGCAATCGGTTCAGATCACAGAGGAGTAAATTATAAGAAAGCCATCAAGGAGATGCTGGAGTCCGAAGGTGTCGAAGTCGAAGACCTGGGCACTGATAGCGATGAGAGCGTTGATTACCCTGATTATGCTACAAAGGTCGCGCAGGAAGTAGGCAAAGGAAATGTGGATTATGGTGTGTTGGTATGCGGAAGCGGGATAGGAGTGGACATTGTGGCAAATAAAGTGACCGGAGCCAGGTCGGTAAACGCCGTCAACGAAAAAATGGCTGAAATGTCACGCAGACATAATAACGCGAACGTGATCTCGCTTGGAGCGGACCTGATAGACCTCGATACTGCATTAAAGAATGTTCAGAAGTTTATCAGCACGGACTTTGAGGGAGGCAGACATCAGAGGAGAGTTGATAAAATCCACACACTTACCGGTCGTTAA
- the glgA gene encoding glycogen synthase GlgA: MAKGFNVLFVSSEVYPYSKTGGLADVSNSLPQALNSLGNEVRIITPKYGPLDERRLQIHEIKRLKDIGVDVDGKSCKFNIKSSFIHGKNTKAQVYLLENQDFFKNKGVYQNIRTKKDFPNNDERFTFFCKAVLDVLEILQWKPDVIHCNDWQTGLIPAYIKTLYKDNPHIKDIKTVFTIHNLAYQGNFPKTSFKKTGLPEEVLEKATHDGKFSFLKTGLAYADKITTVSQKYAEEIRTDKDYSCGMEKILDSRKSDLVGILNGIDHSVWNPSYDKVITYRYTYQEIPLKYENKRELLNKYKFEYSEDVPLIGMITRLVDQKGFDLMEKILPALMKEDIQLVILGTGDEKYHKFLKNAKKKYAKKLIVHLGFDEDLAHHIEAGCDMFIMPSKYEPCGLNQMYSLTYGTVPIVRDTGGLSDTVTDYKKPDGNGFLFEKYDSNELLKAVKTAIEVFKDKNKWYKIMRNGMALDFSWKVSAKKYMNLYSKLAK, encoded by the coding sequence ATGGCAAAAGGATTTAATGTTCTGTTTGTTTCCAGTGAAGTTTATCCTTATTCCAAAACGGGTGGTCTCGCAGATGTTTCAAATTCCCTCCCCCAGGCTTTAAACTCATTAGGTAATGAAGTAAGAATTATTACCCCAAAATATGGTCCTCTCGACGAGAGAAGACTGCAGATTCATGAGATTAAGCGTCTAAAAGATATTGGCGTTGATGTAGATGGCAAGTCGTGTAAATTTAATATTAAGTCATCATTTATCCATGGCAAGAATACAAAAGCACAGGTATATCTATTAGAGAATCAGGATTTTTTCAAAAATAAGGGTGTTTATCAGAATATCCGGACAAAGAAGGATTTCCCGAATAATGACGAGCGTTTTACATTCTTTTGCAAAGCTGTGCTGGATGTGCTTGAGATACTTCAGTGGAAACCGGATGTGATTCACTGCAATGATTGGCAAACCGGACTTATCCCTGCCTATATTAAGACTCTGTACAAAGACAATCCACACATTAAAGATATCAAAACCGTTTTCACTATACACAACCTGGCTTACCAGGGAAATTTCCCCAAGACCTCTTTTAAAAAGACAGGACTGCCGGAAGAAGTGCTGGAAAAAGCAACTCACGACGGAAAGTTTAGTTTTCTTAAAACAGGTTTAGCCTATGCAGACAAGATAACGACCGTTAGCCAGAAGTATGCTGAGGAAATCAGAACCGATAAAGACTACAGCTGTGGAATGGAAAAGATTTTGGATAGCCGTAAGTCTGACCTCGTTGGAATATTGAACGGAATCGATCATTCGGTTTGGAATCCAAGTTACGATAAGGTCATTACATACAGATATACATATCAGGAGATTCCGCTTAAGTATGAGAATAAAAGGGAACTGCTCAACAAGTATAAATTCGAGTACAGTGAAGACGTTCCCCTTATCGGCATGATTACAAGACTTGTCGACCAGAAGGGTTTTGATCTAATGGAAAAGATACTTCCTGCCCTGATGAAGGAAGATATTCAGCTTGTAATACTCGGAACAGGTGATGAGAAGTATCACAAATTTCTGAAGAATGCTAAAAAGAAATACGCAAAGAAACTTATTGTGCACCTCGGATTTGATGAAGACCTTGCTCACCACATAGAAGCAGGGTGTGATATGTTCATAATGCCATCTAAGTACGAGCCGTGCGGTCTTAATCAGATGTACAGTCTGACTTATGGTACAGTACCAATAGTAAGAGATACAGGCGGCCTTTCGGATACGGTTACAGATTATAAAAAACCGGACGGTAACGGATTTTTATTCGAAAAATATGATTCCAATGAACTCCTCAAAGCAGTTAAAACTGCAATAGAGGTATTCAAAGATAAAAATAAATGGTATAAGATAATGAGGAACGGTATGGCTCTTGATTTTTCATGGAAGGTATCTGCTAAGAAGTATATGAATCTTTACAGCAAGCTCGCAAAGTAA
- a CDS encoding polyprenyl synthetase family protein yields MNLKEITAPIKVELGEFQVRFAEELKSKVALIDMITKYIHKQKGKQVRPTLVLLSAKLCGDITDRTYIAANMVELLHTATLIHDDVVDEAKERRGFASINAVWKNKAAVLIGDFLLSKGLLIALEGKEFEFLHATSEAVRRMSEGELLQIQKARNFDSTEETYFKVISDKTASLIKTCCKLGAVSTTDDPDKIKRLSDFGENLGIAFQLRDDLLDYIGRKKLLGKSPGNDVKEKKFTLPLIISLERAPGNKSKDIIKLIKGRSSKAFEKVYDFVSEYGGIDYTCQKIKEYSTHALESICTFPENDVKRSLKMLVEFVEKREF; encoded by the coding sequence TTGAATTTAAAAGAGATTACAGCCCCCATAAAAGTTGAGCTGGGTGAATTTCAGGTAAGGTTTGCTGAAGAGTTGAAGTCTAAGGTCGCCCTGATCGACATGATCACCAAATACATTCATAAACAAAAAGGGAAGCAGGTTCGTCCTACGCTGGTGCTTCTTTCAGCTAAATTATGCGGTGACATAACCGACAGGACATATATCGCCGCGAATATGGTTGAGCTTCTTCACACCGCGACACTTATCCATGATGATGTCGTTGATGAAGCAAAAGAGCGAAGGGGCTTTGCATCTATAAATGCTGTCTGGAAAAACAAGGCGGCAGTACTAATAGGGGATTTTCTTCTTTCCAAAGGCTTACTGATAGCTCTGGAGGGAAAAGAGTTTGAATTTCTGCATGCTACATCTGAAGCAGTGAGAAGAATGAGTGAAGGGGAACTATTACAGATCCAGAAGGCAAGGAATTTTGATTCTACGGAAGAAACATATTTCAAAGTTATCTCCGATAAAACTGCTTCACTCATAAAAACATGCTGTAAACTTGGCGCGGTAAGTACCACAGATGATCCCGATAAGATAAAGAGATTGTCGGATTTTGGTGAAAACCTTGGGATCGCATTCCAGCTCAGAGATGATTTGCTGGATTACATAGGTCGCAAAAAATTATTGGGAAAATCTCCCGGCAATGATGTCAAAGAAAAAAAGTTTACTCTCCCTCTTATAATTTCCCTCGAGAGAGCTCCCGGCAATAAGTCGAAAGACATTATCAAACTTATTAAAGGAAGATCATCTAAAGCTTTTGAAAAGGTATATGATTTTGTTTCTGAGTATGGCGGGATAGATTATACCTGTCAAAAGATCAAAGAATATTCTACTCACGCGCTCGAATCTATCTGTACTTTCCCGGAAAACGATGTAAAGAGATCTTTAAAAATGCTTGTAGAATTCGTCGAAAAACGCGAGTTTTAA
- a CDS encoding ketopantoate reductase family protein — MEKKKNKILVYGTGAVGGFFGGKLALNPENDVRFIARSNYTHLNAKGLKVKSVDGDFHIKKVKAHKSPSNAKFIPELVILAMKSYDTDDAIAKLKKVVDKDTYFLSLQNGLMNYEKLVKAFGRKRVIRGFCYVGSEMLANGIIKHSSNGIIIIGESPGISSKVIDRFHNIFTSCNIKTRIAEDIVHDIWVKYMWNCIYNVLCMIIGKNTDSLFSNKTSEAFVRDLYKELASVAKGYGVKLTPKDELSVIDRVIKTGPFKPSTLQDREKGKTLEYETFTGDILRFASKKKVSVPINTVLYSLLKAIDS, encoded by the coding sequence ATGGAAAAGAAAAAGAACAAAATATTAGTTTATGGTACCGGAGCAGTGGGCGGCTTCTTCGGGGGTAAGCTGGCGCTTAACCCGGAGAACGATGTGAGGTTCATAGCGAGAAGCAACTACACTCACTTAAACGCAAAGGGATTAAAAGTAAAGAGTGTAGACGGGGATTTCCATATCAAAAAGGTAAAGGCTCATAAATCACCTTCCAATGCAAAGTTTATACCCGAACTCGTGATATTAGCCATGAAATCCTATGACACTGATGATGCTATCGCGAAATTAAAAAAGGTCGTCGATAAGGACACATATTTTCTAAGCCTTCAAAACGGGCTGATGAATTACGAAAAGCTTGTAAAGGCGTTCGGCAGAAAAAGGGTGATCAGGGGGTTTTGCTATGTTGGATCGGAGATGCTGGCAAATGGGATCATTAAGCATTCATCCAACGGAATAATCATTATCGGTGAAAGTCCCGGCATCAGCTCAAAAGTAATAGACCGCTTTCACAATATTTTTACTTCCTGTAACATAAAAACCCGCATTGCCGAAGACATTGTTCACGATATCTGGGTGAAATATATGTGGAATTGCATTTATAATGTTTTATGCATGATTATCGGAAAGAATACGGATAGCCTTTTTTCGAATAAAACGTCAGAAGCATTTGTGAGGGATCTGTACAAAGAATTAGCCAGTGTAGCAAAGGGTTATGGTGTTAAATTGACTCCAAAGGATGAATTAAGTGTCATAGACAGGGTTATTAAGACAGGGCCTTTTAAGCCATCCACACTTCAGGATAGAGAAAAGGGCAAAACCCTTGAATATGAGACATTTACAGGCGATATATTAAGATTTGCGTCTAAAAAGAAAGTTTCTGTTCCAATAAATACCGTACTATATTCACTATTAAAAGCTATCGATAGCTGA
- a CDS encoding HAD family hydrolase, whose protein sequence is MNKAVFLDRDGTINEDVNYLTSKEELVIFPGVKEALTRLKDLGFLNLVITNQSGIARGYLSEEDLAEIHKDIDRVLNIDGKPLIDDYFYSPYHVDGVVPEYSKHSEDRKPGTGMIDKAVKKYDIDVKESFLVGDSLVDMKSAENAGLTKILVKTGYGTKTRKECINEGITINYFAEDLDDASVYIENLDRKISKF, encoded by the coding sequence ATGAATAAGGCGGTATTTTTAGACAGAGATGGCACAATCAACGAGGATGTAAATTACCTTACAAGTAAAGAAGAACTGGTTATTTTTCCCGGAGTAAAGGAAGCGCTGACGCGTTTAAAAGATCTCGGCTTTCTGAATCTGGTTATAACAAATCAATCCGGGATAGCCAGGGGATATCTTTCCGAAGAAGATCTGGCTGAAATTCATAAAGATATCGATAGAGTTCTTAACATAGACGGTAAACCTTTGATTGACGATTATTTTTACAGCCCGTATCATGTTGATGGTGTAGTGCCTGAATATTCGAAACACAGCGAGGACAGAAAGCCCGGGACAGGTATGATAGACAAAGCTGTAAAAAAGTATGATATTGACGTAAAAGAGTCTTTTTTAGTAGGTGATTCACTTGTTGATATGAAAAGTGCTGAAAATGCGGGATTAACGAAGATATTAGTAAAAACCGGGTACGGAACTAAAACCCGAAAAGAATGTATTAATGAGGGAATAACAATTAATTATTTCGCTGAAGATCTGGACGATGCATCTGTTTATATAGAAAATTTGGATAGAAAAATAAGTAAATTTTAA